The Acidobacteriota bacterium genome contains the following window.
TGCCACCGGGTGAGCGGCAGCAACGCATCGATGTCGAACGCCTCGCTGATCTGCGCCGCGAGCAGCCAACGGGTGACCGGCGATCCGACGGCCGGCGCAACCGTCAGGGGGTACTCGTCGACGACGAGGCCGTAGCCGAACCGAAAAGTGCTCGCGCCGGGCGGTACGGCGCCGGACAGGCGCATCAGGCCGGGCTCGGCCAGCCCCATCGGCCCGCTGCGGTCGCGTTCGAGCGGCGGCAGATACGTCACTTCCGGCGGCGTCGCGGGGTTGTCGTCGAACAGCAACGTGATGCCGGCGGCGAACTGCGAAGCGAGCTCGGTGAGCCGGGCGTCGCGTGCATCCACCGGCGGCAGCTCGGCTGCGCCCGGGTGGAACTGCAGCCACAGCCAGTCGGGGTCGTTGAGGACGTCGATCCGGTATTCGTCGCCGGCGAGGAAACTGATCAGGACGTGGGTGTTCTCGATCTCGTGGGCCGCGGCGGGGCGGACCAGGAAGATGGCCGCGAGCAGCCACGACGCCATGAACACTCTCCGTTGCGGACCAACCCCGGCGGTTCTGCGGGTCATGCGTGTCATTCTACGAGCTTGCGCCGCGGAGTGTCCCCCGGAGCGATGCTGCAGGGGCCCGATCGAACACGGCGCGGAGATCGTCGTCCGAGGCGTACGACCGCGCCGGCAACCGGCGGGCGGAAACCGTGAGCTCGACGGCCTTCCCCGCGAACGGGTCCGGCGCCACCTGCAGCGTCGATCCTCGGCGGGCGATCGTGTAGCCCTCGTAGCGGAACACGTCGGACCACTCGCAGCAGAAGACGAGCGAGATCAGATCGCCCAGAAACACGAAGCGGTAGTCCGCCCGCAGGGCGCCGAGATCGTTGTCGTAGGCGCCGTTGCCGAGAATCCTGTCGCGCTCCGCCGTCATGTCGATGCGGAACTCCTCCCACCCGGGCAGCGGATGCACGTCCAGCAGGGCGAGCGCATGCTGCGCGACCAGCGCCGCGGCCGCCGGATCGACCGGTTCGAGGCGGCCCACACCGCGCGGCCAGATGCCCTGCTTCGTCGCGTCCGGGGCGGTCATGAAGTGCTGCGGGCGCCCGCCGGCGGCGTCGAGCCGGGGTCGGTCGTCCACTTCCATCCAGCCGTTGTCGTGCTCGCGGGTGGCGAGGAGCACCGTCTCGCGCGTCGGGCTCGCGGGAAGGCCGTCGGCGCACCAGGCGGCCATGATGCGCCCGGAGAGGGCGGCATGGTCCGGCTGGGTCACGAGCAGGAAGTCGTCGTCCTCGTGTCGAACGATCATCTCGGCTCAGCATATCCGCGTATGATGAGACGGTGGGCCGGGGGCCGGCGCTCGTCGCCGGGAACACCGGGTCGGCACGACGTTGAACACATCGGAGGTTCGAGATGAAGCTCGCCCGCATCGTGACACTTACGCTGGCGCTCGCGTTCGCAGCCGCTGCGACCGCCGCCGCACAGGCCCCGCTGCCGGACGTCGACCGGTTCGGCCCGCAGGTGGGCGAGACCGTGCCGTCCTTCTCGCTCGCCGACCAGAACGGCGAGGCGCGCGACCTGCAGTCCCTGATGGGACCGAACGGGCTGATGCTCGTGTTCAGCCGCTCGGCCGACTGGTGACCGTACTGCAAGACGCAGCTCGTGGAGCTGCAGAGCCGTCATGCGGACCTCCAGGACAGCGGCCTCGGCCTCGCCGTCGTCACCTACGACCCGACCACGACCCTCTCCCGGTTCGCGGACGCGCGGGGGATCGAGTTCCCTCTGCTTTCCGACGAAGGCTCGGCGACCATTCGGGAGTACGGCCTCCTGAACGAGGAGATGGACCCGGCCCGTGCGCCCGAGGAGCGCCGCGCGCTGATGCAGCGGCTGTACGGCATCCCGTATCCGGGCACGTTCATGCTCGATGCCGAGGGCCGGGTGACCGCCCGCTTCTTCGAGGCGGCCTACCAGGAGCGTTCCACCGTGTCCAGCATCGCCGCCCGGTTCGGTGACGCGGCGGCGGGGGCGGGCCTCGCCGCGGCGAGGGTCGAGACCGATCATCTGGAGGCGCTCGTCTGGGCCACCGACGACGTGGTCGCCCCGGGCAATCGCCTGTCCCTGGTGGTCGACGTGACGCCGAAGACCGACATGCACGTCTACGCGCCGGGGGATCACGCCTACCGGGTGATTCGTCTCCGCACGACGGCGCCCGACTTCCTGCGGAGCCACGAGGTGACCTACCCGCCGTCCGGGATGTACCGCTTCGAGCCCCTGGACGAAACGGTGGCGGTCTACGAGGAGCCTTTCCGCCTCGTGCAGGACGTCACGATTCCGATGCGGCAGGACATCGCCGAGCTGGCCGCCGAGCCGGGCGCCACCGTCCGCGTCGAGGCGGTGCTGGAGTACCAGGCCTGCGACCACGCGGTGTGCTACCTGCCGCAGGCGGTGCCGTTGCGCTGGGACCTGTCCTGGCGCCCGCTGATCCGCGACTAGGGCCGGCCCTACAACTCGCGGATCCCGTGGCT
Protein-coding sequences here:
- a CDS encoding DUF3891 family protein, yielding MIVRHEDDDFLLVTQPDHAALSGRIMAAWCADGLPASPTRETVLLATREHDNGWMEVDDRPRLDAAGGRPQHFMTAPDATKQGIWPRGVGRLEPVDPAAAALVAQHALALLDVHPLPGWEEFRIDMTAERDRILGNGAYDNDLGALRADYRFVFLGDLISLVFCCEWSDVFRYEGYTIARRGSTLQVAPDPFAGKAVELTVSARRLPARSYASDDDLRAVFDRAPAASLRGTLRGASS
- a CDS encoding peroxiredoxin family protein, which codes for MELQSRHADLQDSGLGLAVVTYDPTTTLSRFADARGIEFPLLSDEGSATIREYGLLNEEMDPARAPEERRALMQRLYGIPYPGTFMLDAEGRVTARFFEAAYQERSTVSSIAARFGDAAAGAGLAAARVETDHLEALVWATDDVVAPGNRLSLVVDVTPKTDMHVYAPGDHAYRVIRLRTTAPDFLRSHEVTYPPSGMYRFEPLDETVAVYEEPFRLVQDVTIPMRQDIAELAAEPGATVRVEAVLEYQACDHAVCYLPQAVPLRWDLSWRPLIRD